The Desulfocurvus vexinensis DSM 17965 genome includes a window with the following:
- the murI gene encoding glutamate racemase translates to MQTDTTRLPIGVFDSGVGGLTVLRALRQHLPAESFLYLGDTARLPYGTKSPQSVMRYALQCTRQLVERGVKMLVVACNTASAVALDALAQAWPEVPVVGVVRPGARAGCAATRSGRIAVIATEGTVRGGAYQRAIQELCPEAHIVAKACPLFVALAEEGWTSGPVAEAVAREYLEPLFCVPGGPGAAQAPDTLVLGCTHFPLLAGTVARVVGPDVAVIDSAQTAAAEVADLLARTGLAAPKGSPAPTRFLATDDPGRFARVGGLFLGRTLAPDDVAVVDL, encoded by the coding sequence ATGCAAACCGACACCACGCGCCTGCCCATCGGCGTTTTCGACTCCGGCGTCGGCGGCCTGACCGTGCTGCGCGCCCTGCGCCAGCACCTGCCCGCCGAAAGTTTCCTCTACCTGGGCGACACCGCCCGCCTGCCCTACGGCACCAAAAGTCCGCAGTCGGTGATGCGCTACGCCCTGCAATGCACCCGCCAGCTCGTGGAGCGCGGGGTGAAGATGCTCGTGGTGGCCTGCAACACGGCCTCCGCCGTGGCCCTGGACGCCCTGGCCCAGGCCTGGCCCGAGGTGCCGGTGGTCGGCGTGGTGCGGCCCGGGGCGCGGGCGGGCTGCGCGGCCACGCGCAGCGGGCGCATCGCCGTCATCGCCACCGAGGGCACCGTGCGCGGCGGGGCCTACCAGCGGGCCATCCAGGAGCTGTGCCCCGAGGCGCACATCGTGGCCAAGGCCTGCCCGCTGTTCGTGGCCCTGGCCGAGGAGGGCTGGACCAGCGGCCCCGTGGCCGAGGCCGTGGCCCGCGAATACCTGGAGCCGCTGTTCTGCGTCCCCGGCGGCCCCGGCGCGGCGCAGGCCCCGGACACCCTGGTGCTGGGCTGCACGCATTTCCCGTTGCTGGCCGGGACCGTGGCCCGGGTGGTCGGGCCGGACGTGGCGGTCATCGATTCGGCGCAGACCGCCGCGGCGGAGGTGGCCGACCTGCTGGCGCGCACGGGCCTGGCCGCCCCTAAGGGCTCCCCGGCGCCCACGCGCTTTCTGGCCACCGACGACCCCGGGCGCTTCGCCCGCGTGGGCGGGCTCTTCCTGGGCCGCACCCTGGCCCCTGACGACGTGGCGGTGGTGGACCTGTAG
- a CDS encoding peroxiredoxin family protein has protein sequence MVFRLTFAPGRVALLAAALAALLALAPAASVRAASLPGPGDVLPPLVFQNCPRPEDRAVLGVGDGPTFALADVRAELILFEFFGVYCPVCFEQAPDFNRLVRSLSRDPATAGTVRVLALAAGATPMELDYARGEMKAAYPMCIDPDFSVHKQLGEPKTPFAMLLRPDGTVLWSHLGRIEDPGALLNLIKSKL, from the coding sequence ATGGTTTTTCGGCTGACTTTCGCCCCGGGGCGCGTCGCCCTGCTGGCCGCCGCGCTGGCGGCCCTGCTGGCCCTGGCGCCTGCCGCGTCCGTGCGCGCCGCCAGCCTGCCCGGCCCCGGTGACGTGCTGCCGCCCCTGGTCTTCCAGAACTGCCCGCGCCCCGAGGACCGCGCGGTCCTGGGCGTGGGCGACGGGCCGACCTTCGCCCTGGCCGATGTGCGCGCCGAACTGATCCTGTTCGAGTTCTTCGGCGTGTACTGCCCGGTGTGCTTCGAGCAGGCGCCGGATTTCAACCGCCTGGTGCGCAGCCTCTCGCGCGATCCGGCCACTGCGGGCACCGTGCGCGTGCTGGCCCTGGCCGCCGGGGCCACGCCGATGGAGCTGGACTATGCGCGCGGGGAGATGAAGGCCGCCTACCCCATGTGCATCGACCCCGATTTCAGCGTCCACAAGCAGCTGGGCGAGCCCAAGACGCCCTTCGCCATGCTCCTGCGGCCCGACGGCACGGTCTTGTGGTCGCACCTGGGGCGCATCGAGGACCCCGGGGCCCTGCTCAACCTCATCAAGTCCAAGCTCTAG
- a CDS encoding ATP-binding protein, with product MKRLRNITLKRKITFSILAVIMCISVAIALLARWILLSSLTAELQHRGIAIAQSVADQGSGFVLDGNHPALTALLFDMSKLGERRDLVSYVFITGPENEVLAHTFTRPFPEGLRHENSLVGDRPAAAVKQIEVDGEPALDIAVPVLEGIYRIATVHVGLNQRHIDRLVSKLRITFLGFIALVVIIISWISHRLSGYITMPVTKLIEMSDEISKGNLNFRLDLGKQYEDMLSDHAREERCPAYHNSDLPCWHVDRTLGPVSPGSPQPKKPPYCRECVIRRKQTGDEVLQLADSFAYMVRSIKLYRNRLRESESKYRSLFDAGPDPIFVLERATLRVLDVNPRAEDVYGYTEEELLRMTFHALEAEGSMGSLTTFSAHEAGPGQCVFYPKAIHHKKNGQPFFVNMHACATRYGEREAIIVSTTDITDMIEKDAQLIQASKMTTLGEMSAGIAHELNQPLNAIKMGSDFLAMLVDQGGQVPGEQLTQVTREMSTQVDRATEIINTLRQFGRKSGMTPETLDPNRSVRSILKIIGRQLEIQRIGVTLDLAENLPLIRAHDNRLQQVLFNLVSNARDAINMWSDPDDGDLAHRQVTLRTFMDDGKVIITVGDTGCGIDQSQVDKIFEPFYTTKETGKGMGLGLAISYGIVKDYGGEISVTSRIGAGTTFRLAFPPAQ from the coding sequence ATGAAGCGGCTGCGCAACATCACCCTGAAGCGCAAGATCACCTTCTCCATCCTGGCGGTGATCATGTGCATCAGCGTGGCCATCGCCCTGCTGGCGCGCTGGATCCTGCTCTCCAGCCTCACGGCGGAGTTGCAGCACCGGGGCATCGCCATCGCCCAGTCCGTGGCCGACCAGGGCAGCGGGTTCGTGCTCGACGGCAACCACCCCGCGCTTACGGCGCTGCTCTTCGACATGAGCAAGCTCGGCGAGCGGCGCGACCTGGTCTCCTACGTGTTCATCACCGGGCCGGAGAACGAGGTGCTGGCCCACACCTTCACCCGGCCCTTCCCCGAGGGCCTGCGCCACGAGAACTCGCTGGTGGGCGACCGGCCCGCCGCCGCCGTGAAGCAGATCGAGGTGGACGGCGAACCGGCCCTGGACATCGCCGTGCCCGTGCTCGAAGGCATCTACCGCATCGCCACCGTGCACGTCGGGCTCAACCAGCGCCACATCGACCGCCTGGTCTCCAAGCTGCGCATCACCTTCCTGGGCTTCATCGCCCTGGTGGTCATCATCATCTCCTGGATCAGCCACCGCCTGTCGGGCTACATCACCATGCCGGTGACCAAGCTCATCGAGATGTCCGACGAGATCAGCAAGGGCAACCTGAACTTCCGCCTGGACCTGGGCAAGCAGTACGAGGACATGCTCTCGGACCATGCCCGCGAGGAGCGCTGCCCGGCCTACCACAACTCCGACCTGCCCTGCTGGCACGTGGACCGCACCCTGGGCCCCGTCTCCCCGGGCAGCCCGCAACCCAAGAAGCCGCCCTACTGCCGCGAGTGCGTCATCCGCCGCAAGCAGACCGGCGACGAGGTGCTCCAGCTGGCCGACTCCTTCGCCTACATGGTGCGCTCCATCAAGCTCTACCGCAACCGGCTGCGCGAGTCCGAGTCCAAGTACCGCTCGCTGTTCGACGCCGGGCCGGACCCGATCTTCGTGCTCGAGCGCGCCACCCTGCGCGTGCTCGACGTGAACCCCCGGGCCGAGGACGTCTACGGCTACACCGAAGAGGAGCTGCTGCGCATGACCTTCCACGCCCTGGAGGCCGAGGGCTCCATGGGCTCGCTGACCACCTTTTCGGCCCACGAGGCCGGGCCCGGGCAGTGCGTGTTCTACCCCAAGGCCATCCACCACAAGAAGAACGGCCAGCCCTTCTTCGTGAACATGCACGCCTGCGCCACGCGCTACGGCGAGCGCGAGGCGATCATCGTCTCCACCACCGACATCACCGACATGATCGAGAAGGACGCCCAGCTCATCCAGGCCAGCAAGATGACCACCCTGGGCGAGATGAGCGCGGGCATCGCCCACGAGCTGAACCAGCCCCTCAACGCCATCAAGATGGGCAGCGACTTTCTGGCCATGCTCGTGGACCAGGGCGGCCAGGTGCCCGGCGAGCAGCTGACCCAGGTCACCCGCGAGATGAGCACCCAGGTGGACCGCGCCACGGAGATCATCAACACCCTGCGCCAGTTCGGGCGCAAGTCGGGCATGACCCCCGAAACCCTGGACCCCAACCGCTCCGTGCGCTCCATCCTCAAGATCATTGGCCGCCAGCTGGAGATCCAGCGCATCGGCGTGACCCTGGACCTGGCCGAGAACCTGCCGCTGATCCGCGCCCACGACAACCGCCTGCAGCAGGTGCTGTTCAACCTCGTGTCCAACGCGCGCGACGCCATCAACATGTGGTCCGACCCCGACGACGGCGACCTGGCCCACCGCCAGGTGACCCTGCGCACCTTCATGGACGACGGCAAGGTGATCATCACCGTGGGCGACACCGGCTGCGGCATCGACCAGTCCCAGGTGGACAAGATTTTCGAGCCCTTCTACACCACCAAGGAAACGGGCAAGGGCATGGGCCTTGGGCTTGCGATTTCCTACGGAATCGTGAAAGACTACGGGGGCGAAATTTCCGTCACCTCGCGTATCGGGGCGGGCACGACATTCAGGCTGGCCTTCCCGCCAGCGCAATAA
- a CDS encoding response regulator, giving the protein MSKILVIDDEKPTLSMFKLFLGAYGYEVLTAESGEEGLEVFQAERPPIVLTDIKMPGMDGLQVLKRIKEIDPLAEVIVITGHGDMDIAIKALNLNATDFINKPIQKTDLDAALRRAKERLQLIQDREEEVGVRERDGVTFVDVKGNITARSEPFLVAAFERIGSPGRVVLRFEDNSSINGAGIAVLIQLLSDSERKGTAVAMAGLSENFRKVFDMVGITRFAAIHDTEDEAVAALTR; this is encoded by the coding sequence ATGAGCAAGATACTGGTCATCGACGACGAAAAGCCCACGCTGTCCATGTTCAAGCTGTTCCTGGGCGCCTACGGCTACGAGGTGCTCACCGCCGAGAGCGGCGAGGAGGGCCTGGAGGTCTTCCAGGCCGAGCGGCCGCCCATCGTGCTCACGGACATCAAGATGCCCGGCATGGACGGGCTTCAGGTCCTGAAACGCATCAAGGAGATCGACCCCCTGGCCGAGGTCATCGTCATCACCGGCCACGGCGACATGGACATCGCCATCAAGGCCCTGAACCTCAACGCCACGGACTTCATCAACAAGCCCATCCAGAAGACCGACCTCGACGCGGCCCTGCGCCGGGCCAAGGAACGCCTGCAGCTCATCCAGGACCGCGAGGAGGAGGTCGGCGTGCGCGAGCGCGACGGAGTGACTTTCGTGGACGTCAAGGGCAACATCACCGCACGCTCGGAGCCCTTCCTGGTGGCGGCCTTCGAGCGCATCGGGTCCCCGGGCCGGGTCGTGCTGCGCTTCGAGGACAATTCGTCCATCAACGGCGCGGGCATCGCCGTGCTCATCCAGCTCTTGTCCGACAGCGAACGCAAGGGCACGGCGGTGGCCATGGCCGGGCTGTCCGAGAATTTCCGCAAGGTGTTCGACATGGTGGGCATCACCCGCTTCGCCGCCATCCACGACACCGAAGACGAGGCCGTGGCCGCGCTCACCCGCTGA
- a CDS encoding MauE/DoxX family redox-associated membrane protein, protein MSAATRLLTSPWLALALRVYLGGLFVYASMYKIQYPGEFAEAVAAYRLVPYFLVNPLAVLMPWVELVSGVMLVAGVRAKAAALTIAAMLALFSLSLAYVLVADIPIGCGCFSSQEDEASWLTVLRDLAWLAMALHVFFCDRRFHLDNVYSWKIEELQR, encoded by the coding sequence ATGAGCGCCGCCACGCGCCTGCTGACCAGCCCCTGGCTGGCCCTGGCCCTGCGGGTCTACCTCGGGGGGCTGTTCGTCTACGCCAGCATGTACAAGATCCAGTACCCCGGCGAGTTCGCCGAGGCCGTGGCCGCGTACCGGCTGGTGCCGTATTTCCTGGTCAACCCCCTGGCGGTGCTCATGCCCTGGGTCGAGCTGGTCAGCGGGGTGATGCTGGTGGCCGGGGTGCGGGCCAAGGCCGCCGCCCTGACCATCGCGGCCATGCTGGCCCTGTTCTCCCTGTCCCTGGCCTATGTCCTGGTGGCCGACATCCCCATCGGCTGCGGCTGCTTCTCCAGCCAGGAGGACGAGGCCTCGTGGCTGACCGTGCTGCGCGATCTGGCCTGGCTGGCCATGGCCCTGCATGTGTTCTTCTGCGACCGCCGCTTCCATCTGGACAACGTGTATTCATGGAAAATCGAGGAGTTGCAGCGATGA
- a CDS encoding helix-turn-helix transcriptional regulator encodes MKRLLSTKEVAVKLGVNEKMVYTLISEKGLPATKITGKWLFPDHLVEQWVESRTINFPERAALAPEEDLLIVCGSNDILLERALSLFMRLHPDHAAVFGNMGSLGGIRALRRGLCHMASSHLAGEGGGDFNFEHAREELRELPAVVNFARREQGLLTAPGNPRGITGFADLGAGALTVCNRALGTGTRLLFDRELERAGVDVATLPGYGNELARHLDVGLEILAGRADCGPAIRPVAALLGLGFIPVAWERFDLLVPKDRFFDKAVQLFLNMLPEKDFRRLAQGVDGYDLSQSGKMIFPGS; translated from the coding sequence ATGAAACGCCTGCTTTCCACCAAGGAAGTCGCCGTCAAGCTCGGCGTCAACGAGAAGATGGTCTACACGCTGATCTCCGAAAAGGGCCTGCCAGCCACGAAGATCACCGGCAAGTGGCTGTTCCCGGACCATCTCGTGGAGCAATGGGTCGAGTCGCGGACCATCAACTTCCCCGAGCGCGCGGCCCTGGCCCCCGAGGAGGACCTGCTCATCGTCTGCGGGTCCAACGACATCCTGCTGGAGCGCGCGCTGTCGCTGTTCATGCGCCTGCACCCGGACCACGCGGCGGTCTTCGGCAACATGGGCAGCCTGGGCGGCATCCGCGCCCTGCGGCGCGGGCTGTGCCACATGGCTTCCAGCCACCTGGCCGGGGAAGGCGGCGGGGACTTCAACTTCGAGCACGCCCGCGAGGAGCTGCGCGAGCTGCCCGCCGTGGTCAACTTCGCGCGGCGCGAGCAGGGCCTGCTCACCGCGCCGGGCAACCCCAGGGGCATCACCGGCTTCGCCGACCTGGGCGCAGGCGCGCTCACGGTGTGCAACCGCGCCCTGGGCACGGGCACCCGCCTGCTCTTCGACCGCGAACTGGAGCGCGCCGGAGTGGACGTGGCGACCCTGCCCGGCTACGGCAACGAGCTGGCCCGCCACCTGGACGTGGGCCTGGAAATCCTGGCCGGACGCGCCGACTGCGGCCCGGCCATCCGCCCCGTGGCCGCCCTGCTCGGCCTGGGCTTCATCCCCGTGGCCTGGGAGCGCTTCGACCTGCTGGTGCCCAAGGACCGCTTCTTCGACAAGGCCGTGCAGCTCTTCCTGAACATGCTGCCGGAAAAGGACTTCCGCAGACTCGCCCAGGGCGTGGACGGCTACGACCTGTCCCAGTCGGGCAAGATGATCTTTCCCGGGAGCTGA
- a CDS encoding ABC transporter substrate-binding protein — protein sequence MKRALILAALAAVCVLALAACERGASDDAAAVAATPGVSDDEILLGSSLALSGHASYLGKQTMLGAMSYIKYVNEQGGVHGRRIRVITYDDKYDPPLCVANTQKLIIEDNVFSLFCYVGTPTTVKIIPMVEEAGIPLVGMFTGANALREPFHRYIINVRASYYQETAEAVRRFVEDLGFTRIAVFYQYDAYGFDGLKGTELALKRYDMTPVARGSYARGTLDVEEGLERILASGAEAVVMIGTYEPCAKFIRLGHERGFTPLFYNVSFVGAEELARRLGPDHGDKVFVTQVVPPPESPESKTLLWGAGEYTELLARYYPGEPPNSVGLEGYINAKVLVEGLRRAGRQLTRERLLDALESIHDFSLGIANTLDFSPTDHQGFDRVYFTRFQDGKFVLISDWNELGKSLGVTRPAQAPPAAAPQAPPAAAPQAPPAAAPQAPDAPPAPAAPAGAQ from the coding sequence GTGAAGCGTGCTTTGATCCTTGCGGCCCTTGCTGCGGTCTGCGTCCTGGCTCTGGCGGCCTGCGAGCGCGGCGCCTCGGACGACGCCGCCGCCGTGGCCGCCACCCCCGGCGTCTCCGACGACGAGATCCTGCTGGGCTCCTCCCTGGCCCTGTCCGGCCACGCCAGCTACCTGGGCAAGCAGACCATGCTCGGGGCCATGAGCTACATCAAGTACGTCAACGAGCAGGGTGGGGTGCATGGCCGCCGGATTCGCGTCATCACCTACGACGACAAGTACGACCCGCCCCTGTGCGTGGCCAACACCCAGAAGCTGATCATCGAGGACAACGTCTTCTCGCTGTTCTGCTACGTGGGCACGCCGACCACGGTGAAGATCATCCCCATGGTCGAGGAGGCCGGCATCCCCCTGGTGGGCATGTTCACCGGCGCCAACGCCCTGCGCGAGCCCTTCCACCGCTACATCATCAACGTGCGTGCCTCGTACTACCAGGAAACCGCCGAGGCCGTGCGCCGTTTCGTGGAGGACCTGGGCTTCACGCGCATCGCCGTGTTCTACCAGTACGACGCCTACGGCTTCGACGGCCTCAAGGGCACCGAGCTGGCCCTCAAGCGCTACGATATGACGCCCGTGGCCCGGGGCAGCTACGCCCGGGGCACCCTGGACGTGGAAGAGGGCCTGGAGCGCATCCTCGCCTCGGGCGCCGAGGCCGTGGTCATGATCGGCACCTACGAGCCCTGCGCCAAGTTCATCCGCCTGGGCCACGAGCGCGGGTTCACCCCGCTGTTCTACAACGTGTCCTTCGTCGGCGCCGAAGAGCTGGCCCGCCGCCTGGGCCCGGACCACGGCGACAAGGTCTTCGTGACCCAGGTCGTGCCGCCGCCCGAGTCGCCGGAATCCAAGACCCTGCTGTGGGGCGCCGGGGAATACACCGAGCTCTTGGCCCGCTACTATCCCGGCGAGCCGCCCAACTCCGTGGGCCTGGAGGGCTACATCAACGCCAAGGTGCTGGTGGAGGGCCTGCGCCGCGCCGGGCGCCAGCTGACCCGCGAGCGCCTGCTCGACGCCCTGGAGTCCATCCACGACTTCTCCCTGGGCATCGCCAACACCCTGGACTTCTCGCCCACGGACCACCAGGGCTTCGACCGCGTCTATTTCACGCGCTTCCAGGACGGCAAGTTCGTGCTCATCAGCGACTGGAACGAGCTGGGCAAGAGCCTGGGCGTGACCCGCCCGGCGCAGGCCCCGCCCGCCGCCGCCCCGCAGGCCCCGCCCGCCGCCGCCCCGCAGGCCCCGCCCGCCGCCGCCCCGCAGGCCCCCGACGCTCCGCCCGCCCCGGCCGCCCCCGCCGGAGCGCAATAG
- a CDS encoding rhodanese-like domain-containing protein — MGSGADTDLTQTLERARAAVAEQDRKLLHLKTLYDASRELARLTDPARVLETFLLMVMGPLGVRQGFAQLFVLTGGPPEFAARGLDPAATQALRQSQEHIREALFGAACENVPGRVDVLTSGLDAYPFLPPGTTTLVRWCGPEEYAGLLGLGPPLSGQPRGPADLEFISRLAGILIAALDHAVAMRTVERLYRDLAVRNEELDRAVGRAQSMQRELDRRMFQLNSLYEAGQELAGIVETRGLLDAFLLTVMGVFGAREAGVYLHSAEPLLVVRGAGGAAVDEQAQDACRKALGAAFQADPGTQDGEAMHVTVLTGEKQLAGAAFPFAARVAVAFSVGGRARGLMALGARLDGEPYRMADHNLLRAHVANVLAYVNNALSFGEINALNASLVRRNEELNRLLTEISACRVELSDVERARERILAVIRRETSRSGRVRRMDFALILLLALVIGLAFNFSNPAGVALVPAAWTREPLPVIDAQWLRLKTEGGAALVVDARPVEMFRRAHVRGAVNLPRSLFDFVYAMRFASLDPATQIVVYGRTVSSRYDEDVAAMLRDRGFASVAVLEGGLEAWQARGYPVEHGP; from the coding sequence GTGGGCAGCGGCGCGGACACGGACCTCACCCAGACCCTGGAGCGGGCCCGGGCCGCCGTGGCCGAGCAGGACCGCAAGCTCCTGCACCTCAAGACCCTCTACGACGCCTCCCGCGAGCTGGCCCGGCTGACCGACCCGGCCCGGGTGCTGGAAACCTTCCTGCTCATGGTCATGGGCCCCCTGGGCGTGCGCCAGGGGTTCGCCCAGCTCTTCGTGCTCACCGGCGGGCCGCCGGAGTTCGCCGCGCGCGGGCTGGACCCCGCCGCGACCCAGGCCCTGCGCCAGAGCCAGGAGCACATCCGCGAGGCGCTCTTCGGCGCGGCCTGCGAGAACGTGCCGGGCCGGGTGGACGTGCTGACCTCGGGGCTGGATGCCTACCCCTTCCTGCCGCCGGGCACCACGACCCTGGTGCGCTGGTGCGGGCCCGAGGAGTACGCCGGGCTGCTGGGCCTGGGGCCGCCGCTGTCGGGCCAGCCCCGGGGCCCGGCGGACCTGGAGTTCATCTCCCGTCTGGCGGGCATCCTCATCGCCGCCCTGGACCACGCCGTGGCCATGCGCACGGTAGAGCGCCTGTACCGCGACCTGGCCGTGCGCAACGAGGAGCTGGACCGCGCCGTGGGCCGGGCCCAGTCCATGCAGCGCGAGCTGGACCGGCGCATGTTCCAGCTCAATTCGCTCTACGAGGCGGGCCAGGAGCTGGCAGGCATCGTGGAGACCCGCGGACTGCTGGACGCCTTTCTGCTTACGGTGATGGGCGTGTTTGGCGCGCGTGAGGCCGGGGTGTACCTGCACAGCGCCGAGCCGCTGCTGGTCGTGCGCGGGGCGGGCGGCGCGGCGGTGGACGAGCAGGCCCAGGATGCCTGCCGCAAGGCCCTGGGCGCGGCCTTCCAGGCCGACCCCGGCACGCAGGACGGCGAGGCCATGCACGTCACGGTGCTCACCGGCGAGAAGCAGCTCGCCGGGGCGGCCTTTCCCTTCGCCGCGCGGGTGGCCGTGGCCTTCTCGGTGGGCGGGCGCGCCCGTGGGCTGATGGCCCTGGGCGCGCGCCTGGACGGCGAGCCCTACCGCATGGCCGACCACAATCTGCTGCGCGCGCATGTGGCCAACGTGCTGGCCTACGTCAACAACGCCCTGAGCTTCGGCGAGATCAACGCGCTGAACGCCAGCCTCGTGCGGCGCAACGAGGAGCTCAACCGGCTGCTGACCGAAATCAGCGCCTGCCGGGTGGAGCTGTCCGACGTGGAGCGGGCCCGCGAGCGCATCCTGGCCGTTATCCGCCGCGAAACCTCGCGCTCGGGGCGCGTGCGGCGCATGGACTTCGCCCTCATCCTGCTGCTGGCCCTGGTCATCGGCCTGGCCTTCAACTTCTCCAACCCCGCCGGGGTCGCCCTGGTGCCCGCCGCCTGGACCCGCGAGCCCCTGCCGGTCATCGACGCCCAGTGGCTGCGGCTCAAGACCGAGGGCGGCGCGGCCCTGGTGGTGGACGCCCGGCCCGTGGAGATGTTCCGCCGGGCCCATGTGCGCGGCGCGGTGAACCTGCCCCGGTCGTTGTTCGACTTCGTGTACGCCATGCGCTTCGCCAGCCTGGACCCCGCCACGCAGATCGTGGTCTACGGGCGCACCGTGAGCAGCCGCTACGACGAGGACGTGGCCGCCATGCTGCGCGACCGGGGGTTTGCCAGCGTGGCCGTGCTCGAAGGCGGGCTGGAGGCCTGGCAGGCCCGGGGCTACCCCGTGGAGCACGGGCCATGA
- a CDS encoding 4Fe-4S dicluster domain-containing protein, whose protein sequence is MSKAIFVDLTRCTACRGCQVACKQWKKLPAEKTEQTGSYQNPPDLAFNTIRVVRFNDVMIDGRVRWLFFPEQCRHCVLPPCKLTADVYVEGAIRRDESTGAVVYTALTARLSPDEKEQVKAACPYNIPRIDEASGLMSKCDMCLDRLHNGEIPACVKVCPTSTMNFGDRDEMLALAEERLAKIRKRTPTAQLLNPDDVNVIYLAEFDPKLYYEWAMAEATPPGMDRRRMLARLLPPLRLLG, encoded by the coding sequence ATGAGCAAGGCAATATTCGTGGACCTCACCCGCTGCACGGCCTGCCGGGGCTGCCAGGTGGCCTGCAAGCAGTGGAAGAAGCTCCCGGCGGAAAAAACCGAACAGACCGGCAGCTACCAGAACCCGCCGGACCTGGCCTTCAACACCATCCGCGTGGTGCGCTTCAACGACGTGATGATCGACGGTCGGGTGCGCTGGCTGTTCTTCCCCGAGCAGTGCCGCCACTGCGTCCTGCCCCCCTGCAAGCTGACGGCGGACGTCTACGTGGAGGGCGCCATCCGCCGCGACGAGAGCACCGGGGCCGTGGTCTACACCGCCCTCACGGCCAGGCTCTCGCCCGACGAGAAGGAGCAGGTCAAGGCGGCCTGCCCCTACAACATCCCGCGCATCGACGAGGCCTCGGGGCTGATGAGCAAGTGCGACATGTGCCTGGACAGGCTGCACAACGGCGAGATTCCCGCCTGCGTGAAGGTCTGCCCCACCTCGACCATGAACTTCGGCGACCGCGACGAGATGCTCGCCCTGGCCGAGGAGCGCCTGGCCAAGATCCGCAAGCGCACGCCCACGGCGCAGCTGCTCAACCCCGACGACGTGAACGTGATCTACCTCGCGGAGTTCGACCCCAAGCTGTACTACGAGTGGGCCATGGCCGAGGCCACGCCCCCGGGCATGGACCGGCGCCGGATGCTGGCCCGCCTGCTCCCGCCCCTGCGCCTGCTGGGCTGA